The following proteins are co-located in the Microplitis demolitor isolate Queensland-Clemson2020A chromosome 3, iyMicDemo2.1a, whole genome shotgun sequence genome:
- the LOC103572951 gene encoding CCAAT/enhancer-binding protein gamma isoform X1, translated as MTQMAPKNKENTSNRRKKGSDDDDDVDYRRRRDRNNQAVKRSRVKSKLRTQQTLERVNQLKTENELLEEKIKMLSKELGFLKDLFLAHAGTNSNPAINLQDIDINAILANDSESDFKSNTKVDT; from the exons atGACACAG atgGCACCCAAGAATAAGGAGAACACGAGTAACCgcagaaaaaaaggaagtgatgatgatgacgatgttGATTATCGCCGACGACGTGATAGAAATAATCag GCAGTTAAAAGATCGAgagtaaaaagtaaattaagaACACAGCAGACCTTAGAACGtgttaatcaattaaaaacagAGAATGAATTgttggaagaaaaaataaaaatgctgaGCAAGGAATTGGGTTTTttgaaagatttatttttagctcatgcag GTACCAATTCAAATCCCGCAATAAATCTTCAGGATATAGACATAAATGCAATTTTAGCAAATGATTCAGAATCTGATTTCAAGAGTAATACGAAGGTTGATACgtaa
- the LOC103572951 gene encoding CCAAT/enhancer-binding protein gamma isoform X2 has translation MAPKNKENTSNRRKKGSDDDDDVDYRRRRDRNNQAVKRSRVKSKLRTQQTLERVNQLKTENELLEEKIKMLSKELGFLKDLFLAHAGTNSNPAINLQDIDINAILANDSESDFKSNTKVDT, from the exons atgGCACCCAAGAATAAGGAGAACACGAGTAACCgcagaaaaaaaggaagtgatgatgatgacgatgttGATTATCGCCGACGACGTGATAGAAATAATCag GCAGTTAAAAGATCGAgagtaaaaagtaaattaagaACACAGCAGACCTTAGAACGtgttaatcaattaaaaacagAGAATGAATTgttggaagaaaaaataaaaatgctgaGCAAGGAATTGGGTTTTttgaaagatttatttttagctcatgcag GTACCAATTCAAATCCCGCAATAAATCTTCAGGATATAGACATAAATGCAATTTTAGCAAATGATTCAGAATCTGATTTCAAGAGTAATACGAAGGTTGATACgtaa
- the LOC103572950 gene encoding RNA polymerase II-associated factor 1 homolog, which yields MAPTIQTNGTPTDREKRPTRPVEKRSELICRVKYCNTLPDIPFDLKFINYPFESTRFIQYNPTSLERNYKYEVLTEHDLGVEIDLINRDTYAGDLNAQLDPADEKLLEEDVLTPQDSKRSRHHARSVSWLRRTEYISTEQTRFQPQTMDKVEAKVGYSIKKNFKEETLYMDRDSQIKAIEKTFQDNKIPIEKHYSKAGVVPVEVLPVFPDFKLWKYPCAQVIFDSDPAPSGRPVPAQIEEMSQAMIRGVMDESGEQFVAYFLPLEETMDKRRRDFTAEIEYADDEEYEYKMAREYNWNVKSKASKGYEENYFLVMRSDGVYYNELETRVRLSKRRQKAGQPPNNTRLIVRHRPLNASEFKMQRYREKQLEPPNEDEEEEEEDEDEEQEQEKTEEKKNDENEGSENEEGSRPSSRASSAASSRSKSRSKSRSKSRSKSRSRSRSKSPSRSRSQSRSQSRSRSPSRSKSRSRSKSKSASPAKSNRSGSASPQSRSPSKSPSKSRSPSKSRSPSPAKSHSRSSSASPARSRSPSKSKSRSRSRSRSRSASGSASGSGSASSASGSESD from the exons atggctCCAACAATCCAAACAAACGGGACGCCCACTGACCGAGAAAAACGTCCAACGAGGCCTGTAGAAAAAAg atcGGAGTTGATTTGCCGTGTCAAATACTGCAACACATTACCAGATATACCATTCGATTTGAAGTTCATCAACTACCCCTTTGAATCTACCAG ATTCATTCAGTATAACCCAACATCACTTGAACGTAATTACAAATACGAAGTTTTGACGGAGCATGATTTAGGCGTAGAAATCGACTTGATAAATCGCGATACATATGCTGGGGATCTAAATGCACAGTTGGATCCAGCAGATGAAAAATTACTCGAAGAAGATGTTCTCACGCCTCAGGACTCGAAGCGATCTCGACATCATGCCCGCAGTGTTTCGTGGTTACGAAGAACTGAGTACATTTCTACTGAGCAGACGAGATTTCAGCCTCAGACGATGGACAAAGTTGAAGCTAAAGTCGGTTACAGcatcaagaaaaatttcaaagaagaAACATTATACATGGACCGTGATAGTCAAATAAAAGCTATCGAGAAAACATTTCAAGACAACAAAATTCCCATTGAGAAGCATTACAGTAAAGCTGGTGTCGTACCAGTTGAAGTATTGCCTGTATTCCCAGACTTCAAACTATGGAAGTATCCTTGTGCTCAGGTTATATTCGATTCTGATCCTGCGCCATCAGGAAGACCGGTACCAGCACAAATCGAAGAGATGTCGCAAGCTATGATTCGTGGTGTCATGGATGAAAGTGGTGAACAGTTTGTTGCTTACTTCTTACCACTTGAAGAGACCATGGATAAACGTAGAAGAGATTTTACTGCTGAAATTGAGTATGCTGATGACGAAGAGTACGAATATAAGATGGCCAGAGAATACAATTGGAATGTCAAGAGTAAAGCGTCCAAGGGTTACGAAGAAAACTATTTCTTAGTGATGAGAAGCGATGgg GTCTATTACAATGAGCTGGAGACGCGTGTAAGGCTGAGCAAACGTCGTCAAAAGGCTGGACAACCGCCAAATAACACGCGTTTGATCGTCAGACATCGACCTCTTAATGCTAGTGAGTTTAAGATGCAGCGTTATCGTGAGAAACAACTGGAACCTCCTAACGAAGAtgaagaagaggaagaagaagacgAAGATGAAGAACAAGAGCAAGAAAAGACAGAAGAAAAGAAGAATGATGAAAATG AAGGTAGCGAGAATGAAGAAGGTTCACGTCCTTCATCAAGAGCATCATCAGCAGCTTCATCTCGCTCTAAAAGCCGCTCAAAATCACGGTCTAAGTCTCGCTCAAAATCACGCTCCCGATCACGATCAAAGTCTCCATCACGATCACGATCTCAGTCAAGATCGCAGTCTCGTTCGCGGTCTCCGTCTCGTTCTAAATCTCGTTCCCGATCAAAATCAAAGTCAGCGAGTCCAGCAAAGTCTAATAGGTCAGGTTCAGCGTCTCCCCAATCGAGAAGTCCGTCGAAATCACCATCAAAATCACGTTCTCCATCAAAATCACGATCTCCATCACCTGCAAAGTCACACTCGCGATCATCCTCAGCCTCACCTGCGCGATCCAGATCCCCATCAAAATCAAAGTCTCGATCTCGTTCACGTTCAAGGTCCAGATCTGCCAGCGGAAGTGCCAGTGGCAGCGGTAGTGCTAGCAGTGCCAGTGGTTCTGAAAGTGATTAA
- the LOC103572949 gene encoding ras association domain-containing protein 4, with the protein MWKCHKCGKPVYFAERKQSLGYDWHPECLRCEECGKRLNPGQHAEHKGVPYCHVPCYGALFGPQLFGHGTRVESHTSFGKKEPRSTLPRSHLETKLKVFNQYYEGKSGGIRSREVNGRLILEGALRIYWGVRGVIHLKEDDDQRTVVTARNRNSCRRSVAEKVEDEDEDEDDNDNDNDNHNRNGKRTSPNEKDLSPTESNLESEPNSVPTSPDHLKSLTLPMKLDVKNMELDELDELLQVERKVEDGDKLYQTMPENLPSMSHSVTETSQSASQSSLDGSSENRSSMTNSSTSSQTKTNNSSINSTPTHSLDSTSSSTDTPNNCQGTPNRNGNLRRVEYYDSLEKNSNNRRMSNDDSWIEKGLNRSMSGPDCLQRHRGDSDTDSVNSLHFRDDDNMTMSTDSGLELDGVVLRRKQGSTAIRRRPGGRRQSRSRLRRRCSINGHFYNRETSFFTPPHGSQMSVWVTSLVSTQEVINLMLDKYKVDAKSDNFALFVVRDNGEQRRLRDDEYPLEVRVALGPHENVARLFLVDKLSTPEISSDVAQFLNLSLAECQGILQRYHYEEEKQILLLKEKYKEMRRRIKQRMEELKVRL; encoded by the exons ATGTGGAAGTGTCATAAATGCGGAAAGCCTGTTTATTttg ctGAAAGAAAACAATCATTGGGCTATGATTGGCATCCTGAGTGTTTAAGATGCGAGGAATGCGGCAAGAGATTAAATCCAGGCCAACATGCTGAg CATAAAGGAGTACCGTATTGTCACGTTCCTTGTTATGGTGCATTGTTTGGTCCACAATTATTTGGTCATGGTACTAGAGTTGAATCTCATACAAGTTTTGGTAAAAAAGAACCGCGATCAACTTTACCgag gTCGCATttagaaacaaaattaaaagtttttaatcagtatTATGAGGGTAAAAGTGGCGGGATAAGAAGTCGAGAAGTCAATGGAAGATTAATTCTCGAAGGTGCTCTAAGAATTTATTGGGGAGTACGTGgtgtaattcatttaaaagagGATGATGATCAGAGAACAGTCGTAACAGCACGAAATCGTAATTCTTGTCGTCGTAGTGTTGCTGAAAAAGTTGAAGATgaagatgaggatgaggatgacaATGACAATGACAATGACAATCACAATCGCAATGGAAAACGTACTAGTCCAAATGAAAAAGATTTATCACCGACAGAAAGTAATTTGGAGAGTGAGCCAAATTCAGTGCCGACCTCACCAGATCACTTGAAAAGTCTGACCTTACCGATGAAACTTGATGTTAAGAATATGGAGCTAGATGAATTGGACGAATTGCTTCAAGTTGAACGTAAAGTTGAGGACGGTGATAAATTGTATCAAACAATGCCTGAAAATTTGCCATCGATGTCGCATTCTGTCACTGAAACATCGCAGTCGGCGAGTCAATCGAGTCTTGATGGATCGTCAGAGAATCGAAGCTCGATGACCAACAGCAGCACTAGTTCACAAACTAAAACTAATAACAGCAGTATCAATAGTACGCCGACACACAGTTTAGACAGTACTTCATCTAGTACAGATACTCCTAATAATTGTCAAGGAACTCCCAACAGAAATGGCAATTTACGCAGAGTCGAGTACTACGATAGTCTAGAAAAAAACAGCAATAATCGAAGAATGAGTAATGATGACAGCTGGATTGAGAAAGGATTAAATCGTTCGATGTCTGGACCTGATTGCCTTCAAAGACATCGCGGGGACAGCGATACTGATTCAGTTAACTCGCTCCACTTTCGTGATGACGACAACATGACCATGTCTACGGACAGTGGGTTAGAGTTGGATGGCGTTGTTCTGCGTCGTAAACAAGGATCTACGGCGATACGTCGACGTCCGGGTGGCAGAAGACAGTCGCGAAGTCGATTGCGTCGCCGTTGTTCCATCAACGGGCACTTTTACAACCGAGAAACAAGTTTCTTTACTCCACCACATGGATCACAAATGTCAGTCTGGGTCACTAGTCTTGTTAGTACTCAAGAGGTTATTAATTTGAtgcttgataaatataaagtcGACGCtaaatcagataattttgcTTTGTTTGTCGTACGTGACAATGGAG agcAACGTAGACTAAGAGATGATGAATATCCTCTAGAAGTTCGTGTAGCTCTCGGACCACATGAAAATGTTGCACGTCTATTTCTCGTGGACAAACTTTCGACTCCCGAAATAAGTTCAGATGTCgcacaatttttgaatctctCATTAGCTGAGTGTCAGGGCATTTTACAACGATACCATTACGAGGAAGAGAAACAGATTTTGctattaaaagaaaa GTACAAGGAAATGCGACGTAGAATAAAACAACGAATGGAAGAATTGAAAGTCCGGTTGTAG